Proteins encoded within one genomic window of Dyadobacter chenhuakuii:
- a CDS encoding dihydrodipicolinate synthase family protein, giving the protein MLNTETRKLLFEGTVIPAHPLALQQNLQLDEPRQRGLTQYYMASGAGGVAVGVHTTQFEIRDPEVNLYETVLRIAAEEITNAHLDRPFIKVAGIVGLTDQAVKEANIALKYGYDLGLVSMAAFKNHSEDDIIEHIRTIAKIIPVFGFYLQSAIGGRVYSYQFWQQFAEIPNVLAIKIAAFNRYQTLDVVRAVCNSSRVNEIALYTGNDDNIVADLITPYRFEVDGEVIEKTFVGGLLGHWAVWTEKAVKVLAAAKEFVKNKHTNAADVLRLNIEVTDMNAAIFDPAHNFHGCITGVHEVLKRQGLMEGIWTLNPNETLSPGQAEEITRVTQAYAHLIDDEFVTDFLNRHVKVV; this is encoded by the coding sequence ATGCTTAACACAGAAACGAGGAAACTGTTGTTTGAGGGCACCGTAATTCCAGCCCACCCGCTGGCTTTGCAACAGAATTTGCAACTGGACGAGCCCAGGCAGCGCGGATTGACGCAATATTATATGGCCAGTGGGGCAGGAGGCGTTGCCGTCGGCGTGCATACCACGCAATTCGAGATCCGTGATCCCGAGGTAAACCTTTATGAAACAGTCCTCAGGATTGCGGCAGAGGAGATTACTAATGCGCATCTGGACCGTCCTTTTATCAAGGTGGCCGGCATTGTCGGGCTTACAGATCAGGCTGTTAAGGAAGCAAACATCGCTTTGAAATACGGTTATGATCTTGGGCTGGTGAGTATGGCAGCATTCAAAAATCATTCGGAAGATGACATTATTGAACATATCAGAACGATTGCGAAGATCATCCCGGTTTTTGGGTTTTATCTGCAATCGGCCATTGGTGGCAGGGTTTACTCGTATCAGTTCTGGCAGCAGTTCGCCGAGATCCCGAATGTGCTGGCGATCAAGATTGCCGCATTTAACCGTTACCAGACGCTGGATGTTGTCCGCGCGGTTTGCAACAGTTCGAGGGTGAATGAAATAGCACTTTATACGGGTAACGACGATAACATTGTAGCCGACCTGATCACGCCCTACCGGTTTGAAGTCGATGGTGAGGTGATTGAAAAGACGTTTGTGGGCGGCTTACTGGGACATTGGGCAGTGTGGACAGAAAAGGCAGTGAAGGTGCTCGCGGCGGCAAAGGAATTTGTAAAAAACAAACATACAAATGCAGCTGATGTTTTACGCTTGAATATTGAAGTGACTGACATGAACGCGGCCATTTTTGATCCGGCGCACAACTTTCACGGCTGCATCACAGGCGTGCATGAAGTGCTGAAAAGGCAGGGACTTATGGAAGGGATCTGGACATTAAACCCAAATGAAACGCTATCGCCCGGCCAAGCTGAGGAGATCACGCGCGTCACGCAAGCATATGCACATTTAATTGATGATGAGTTTGTTACTGATTTTTTAAATCGCCACGTTAAAGTAGTTTAA
- a CDS encoding LytR/AlgR family response regulator transcription factor, which translates to MTKILIIEDEQPAGEYLTQLIQKIDPKTEILNVLDSVETAVDWLSDNPSPDLIFLDVQLGDGTCFQIFEQISIGCPVIFTTAHDEYAMRAFKLNSIDYLLKPIRQESLKFSLEKYYQLNEENAISKVKYLEELMHNQILNRKSPRRSFLVPYRDKLIPLKDSDFGWLTIKNGVVVATLHDDRNFVVDKSLEELENQLDPTNFFRANRQFIISRECISEIELYFNGRLLVRTTPSSSNQILISKERVPVFKKWFEELS; encoded by the coding sequence ATGACCAAGATCCTTATCATTGAAGACGAACAGCCAGCGGGCGAGTATCTGACGCAATTAATACAAAAAATTGATCCCAAAACTGAGATCCTGAATGTGCTCGACAGCGTAGAAACCGCCGTTGATTGGCTCAGCGATAACCCTAGCCCGGATCTGATTTTCCTTGACGTACAGCTCGGGGACGGCACTTGCTTCCAGATTTTCGAACAAATTTCCATCGGCTGTCCGGTGATTTTCACCACTGCGCACGACGAGTATGCCATGCGTGCCTTCAAGCTCAACAGCATCGATTATCTGCTGAAACCCATCCGCCAGGAATCCCTGAAATTCAGTCTTGAAAAATACTATCAGCTCAATGAGGAGAATGCCATCAGCAAGGTGAAATATCTGGAAGAGCTGATGCATAACCAGATCCTGAACCGAAAAAGTCCCCGCAGGAGCTTCCTGGTGCCTTATCGTGACAAACTGATCCCGTTAAAGGATTCTGATTTCGGGTGGTTAACCATTAAAAACGGAGTTGTGGTGGCCACTTTGCATGATGACAGGAATTTTGTTGTCGACAAATCTTTGGAAGAGCTTGAAAATCAACTGGACCCTACGAATTTTTTCCGGGCCAACCGTCAATTTATCATATCGCGCGAATGCATTTCGGAGATCGAATTGTATTTCAATGGCAGGCTGCTCGTCCGCACGACGCCATCCTCGTCCAACCAGATCCTGATAAGCAAAGAGCGCGTGCCCGTTTTCAAAAAATGGTTTGAAGAATTGTCTTAA
- a CDS encoding sensor histidine kinase, with protein MPSWFNSQKTWVQIVLLFVLFMGINEILFQLKLALDADNSDMLIFRVVYYLYHILLLLAILGFRNFLLTTQENHQIGLENEQLKREQLKAQLEALQNQLNPHFLFNALNILNISIATNPDQAQRIVLDLSDILRYNLKVQNQSLILLKDELDAARAYLDLYKARFGEKLAYCFHEVETARSWYIIPLSLQILIENAIKHNVITSSQILMIELRLSEQEKHITVSNSVNKKNSPGTGIGLQNLDKRYKIQTGQKPLLLQDEQHFTVKVPLIEAP; from the coding sequence ATGCCCAGCTGGTTCAACAGCCAGAAAACCTGGGTGCAGATCGTCCTGTTGTTTGTCCTTTTTATGGGGATCAATGAGATCCTTTTTCAGCTTAAACTGGCCCTGGACGCTGATAACTCGGATATGCTGATCTTCCGGGTGGTGTATTACCTGTATCACATTCTGCTGCTGCTGGCCATTCTCGGCTTCCGGAATTTTCTACTGACGACGCAGGAAAACCACCAGATCGGACTTGAAAATGAGCAGCTCAAACGCGAGCAGCTCAAAGCGCAGCTCGAAGCATTGCAAAATCAGCTGAACCCTCATTTTTTGTTCAATGCATTAAACATCCTGAACATTTCGATCGCTACCAATCCGGATCAGGCTCAGCGCATTGTACTGGATCTGTCGGACATTCTGAGATACAATCTTAAAGTGCAAAACCAGAGTCTCATCCTCCTTAAAGACGAGCTAGACGCTGCGCGTGCATATCTTGACCTATATAAGGCGAGATTTGGTGAGAAACTCGCTTACTGCTTTCATGAAGTGGAAACGGCCAGGAGTTGGTACATCATTCCACTTTCCCTTCAAATCCTGATCGAGAACGCAATCAAGCATAATGTGATCACTTCCAGTCAGATACTGATGATCGAGCTCAGGCTGAGCGAGCAAGAGAAGCACATTACGGTTTCCAATTCCGTCAACAAAAAAAATTCACCCGGAACCGGGATCGGCCTGCAAAACCTGGACAAACGTTACAAGATCCAAACGGGCCAAAAACCATTGTTGCTGCAAGATGAGCAGCATTTTACAGTTAAAGTTCCATTGATTGAAGCTCCATGA
- a CDS encoding GAF domain-containing protein, translated as MKPLNLLIVAIQKEYLALLEDSLGYAGYKFSIRQVASKQLAIEAFYESKYDLLISNCLLPDGKITDLANVLGSQLPCLVMTEGHCPVTAERVLAVTETSYYINCSNKLGWIPALENTLAKWKNNARKKIDQHNQNHESLYKKVLARCEDELASDSLSNAFSLLLEVMDLSRIYLYIKNQPASGDAQDLTLKIEVTAPGVPAKHSGKTIKIPGFNRWNALFDAKKPVLEPSANMTGAEIQWLSQQDALSLLAVPIQGNVGWLGFIGLEDTLNSREWTQAEIGLIESVASLIQKKNTTSAKTSRNSKLLTSLA; from the coding sequence ATGAAACCCTTAAACCTCCTCATCGTTGCCATCCAAAAGGAATATCTCGCTCTGCTTGAAGATTCTCTTGGCTACGCTGGTTACAAATTTAGTATCCGGCAAGTTGCTTCCAAACAACTGGCTATTGAAGCCTTTTACGAATCCAAATACGATCTGCTGATTTCCAATTGCCTCCTTCCTGACGGTAAGATTACCGACCTCGCCAATGTGCTCGGCAGCCAGCTTCCCTGCCTGGTTATGACAGAAGGACATTGCCCGGTTACGGCTGAAAGAGTGCTGGCAGTGACAGAAACAAGTTATTATATCAATTGCTCTAACAAACTGGGCTGGATCCCTGCACTGGAAAACACGCTGGCCAAATGGAAAAACAACGCCCGCAAAAAGATCGACCAGCATAACCAAAACCACGAGTCGCTTTACAAGAAAGTGCTTGCGCGTTGCGAAGATGAGCTTGCTTCTGATTCGCTTTCCAATGCATTCTCGTTGCTATTGGAAGTGATGGACCTGAGCAGAATTTATTTGTATATCAAAAATCAGCCTGCATCCGGTGATGCGCAGGACCTGACATTAAAGATAGAGGTTACTGCACCCGGCGTGCCCGCTAAGCATTCAGGAAAGACCATCAAGATTCCGGGTTTCAATCGCTGGAATGCGTTATTTGACGCCAAAAAACCAGTTTTAGAACCGTCTGCAAATATGACAGGCGCTGAAATTCAATGGCTTAGTCAGCAGGATGCCCTGTCGTTGCTGGCCGTTCCGATTCAGGGAAATGTAGGCTGGCTGGGTTTCATAGGGCTGGAAGACACCCTGAACAGCCGGGAATGGACGCAGGCAGAAATCGGTCTTATCGAATCTGTGGCGTCGCTCATCCAAAAAAAGAATACTACTTCCGCAAAAACTTCAAGGAATAGCAAGCTTCTGACAAGCCTGGCATGA